CCTGCTGGTAGTATTACTGCTCGTTTCGCTGCAGAAGCTGGCGCTAAGGTCCTTGTTTTGGAGAGAAGGGCAGAGGTTGGTGTACCTGTTCTCTGTGGCGAGGGTATCAGTCGTAAGATAGACAAATGGGATATGCTTGAGGGGACTCGTTGGATAGCTAGTAGGATGGATGGCGCACGCATATTTTCCCCTGATGGTACCATGGTTAAGCTTTCAGCTGATAAAGCTGGTAACGAAACAGGTTACGTAATTTATAGGGATATTTTTGATCAGGAGCTTGCTAGAAGAGCAATTAAAGCTGGTGTAGAATACCAGATGAACACACAGGTTTTTGGTCTCATAAAAGAAAAAAATAGGATTAAGGGTGTGAAGGCTAAACATTTCGATGATGTGTTTGAAGTTGAAGCGGATGTTGTTGTTGGTGCTGATGGCGTTGAATCCAAAGTTGGTTTATGGGCTGGTATTAATACGATTTTGAAGCCTGTTGATCTTGAGACATGCGCCCAATACACATTAGCGGGAGTTGAATGCAACGAAGGTTTTTGTGATTTTTATCTTGGAAACAAAATTGCACCTGGTGGATATGTCTGGGTTTTCCCAAAGGGAAAAGATGTTGCTAACGTAGGAATAGGAGTATTAGCTAGCCTAAGTGAACCTGGTATGGCTAAAAAACTTCTTGATAAATTCATTGATGCTCACCCTGAATTAAAGAAAGGTAAACCATTGCGTTTCTTGGCAGGTGCTGTACCTGTTTCTTTACCAGTTGAAACAATAAGGGATAATCTTGTTTTAGTTGGTGATGCTGCTAGACATGTTGATCCCATAACTGGTGGTGGATTAACACATTGTCTTGAGGGAGGGAAAATAGCTGGAGAAGTGATAGGTGAAGCTGTAGAAAAACAGGATTTTAGCAAAGAAACACTAATGGAGTATGAGAACCGTTGGAAAGAAGCGTTTGGTAAAAAAATAAAGAGAAACTATGTTGTTAAAGAGATAATGCTTGATATGGATGATAAAACATTTAATATGCTAGCTGACTCGCTTAAAGACTATAATTTTGATGAGATAAGTACATTGAGTCTTGTGAAAGCATTGGTTTTAAAACACCCGTCGCTTTTAAAAAGGTTAGCACCACTTATAAAAGTAGCAACTGTATAGAGGGTTTTATTATGAAGTGGGGTCTTGTATGTAAACCTGGCGCAAAAAATACTGTCTCGTTAGCAAAGGATGTTTATGATTTTTTGAAGGAAAACGGTGAGGTTTTTGCTGAAAAAAATTTCGCAAAAGAAATGAATTTAAAAGGTTATTCGCTTGAAGAGATTAACAAGAAATCAGATGTTGTTGTAGTAATCGGCGGAGATGGTACAATACTTTGGACTCTGCAGGCTGTAGAGAAACCGATTTTTGCCATTAACTCAGGTGGCATGGGTTTTCTAGCAGAGGTTGAATCAAAATATGCGATTGGTGGTTTAAAACAAGTTATTGAAGGGAAATACAATATAGAGGAAAGAGCCAAACTAAAGATTACTGTTGATGGCAAACGTCTCCCTGATGCTACAAATGAGGTGACTGTTCAAACAGCTCGTATTTCTAAGATAATGTATCTTCAGCTTTTTGTTGAAGGAGAACTTTTTGAGACACTTGGTGCAGATGGTATAATAATTGCTACGCCTACTGGCTCAACTAGCTATGCTTTGAGTGTTGGTGGCCCTATAATGGATCCATCTGTAAACGCGATGGTTATCGC
This genomic stretch from Candidatus Thermoplasmatota archaeon harbors:
- a CDS encoding NAD(P)/FAD-dependent oxidoreductase gives rise to the protein MKYDVVVVGSGPAGSITARFAAEAGAKVLVLERRAEVGVPVLCGEGISRKIDKWDMLEGTRWIASRMDGARIFSPDGTMVKLSADKAGNETGYVIYRDIFDQELARRAIKAGVEYQMNTQVFGLIKEKNRIKGVKAKHFDDVFEVEADVVVGADGVESKVGLWAGINTILKPVDLETCAQYTLAGVECNEGFCDFYLGNKIAPGGYVWVFPKGKDVANVGIGVLASLSEPGMAKKLLDKFIDAHPELKKGKPLRFLAGAVPVSLPVETIRDNLVLVGDAARHVDPITGGGLTHCLEGGKIAGEVIGEAVEKQDFSKETLMEYENRWKEAFGKKIKRNYVVKEIMLDMDDKTFNMLADSLKDYNFDEISTLSLVKALVLKHPSLLKRLAPLIKVATV
- a CDS encoding NAD(+)/NADH kinase produces the protein MKWGLVCKPGAKNTVSLAKDVYDFLKENGEVFAEKNFAKEMNLKGYSLEEINKKSDVVVVIGGDGTILWTLQAVEKPIFAINSGGMGFLAEVESKYAIGGLKQVIEGKYNIEERAKLKITVDGKRLPDATNEVTVQTARISKIMYLQLFVEGELFETLGADGIIIATPTGSTSYALSVGGPIMDPSVNAMVIAPLAPFRLSARPWVVPLEKKISVKILPQTKESKLVIDGNYSQNVTTDDDIVVTGSEKKANFVRFGESFYQMVRLKLVR